Proteins found in one Leishmania major strain Friedlin complete genome, chromosome 35 genomic segment:
- a CDS encoding conserved hypothetical protein (previous protein_id=AAZ14634.1) translates to MGDPFVRPGLEYAPHVEQVLLKHEGTMTLETTKDDWMRYQHRDTLATIIEHRDQLEYLCVAENLPPAKMERILLERMVAPIAKR, encoded by the coding sequence ATGGGTGACCCGTTTGTGCGGCCGGGGCTGGAGTATGCTCCGCATGTGGAGCAGGTTCTGCTGAAGCACGAGGGAACCATGACGCTGGAGACCACCAAGGATGACTGGATGCGGTACCAGCACCGCGACACACTTGCGACCATCATTGAGCACCGCGACCAGCTGGAGTACCTGTGCGTTGCGGAGAACCTTCCCCCTGCCAAGATGGAGAGGATTTTGTTAGAGCGCATGGTGGCCCCGATCGCAAAGCGCTGA
- a CDS encoding conserved hypothetical protein (previous protein_id=AAZ14635.1), whose protein sequence is MKDAMSTFGVDMHNVSADEDPPYVQEHQRQRMVQNIMSSTQNLKSLSKMDRLRLALDQVRNEPAGHEKWNEVYLFLRTTEMCTEVLANDSDVFPKGKKLWIEMEQCEEKRVPGLMVLPNGMPVLPIFTMEEYMDSYFSRTNVYDSCWFPVPRSGTQWEAFCKLPFPVCVTGNIQHFSALATVALGSHQLGILVNPGMRSSKFITYPEMVTLTQQRQQKSRNRRLAVTSATSADGSTAAAPGEERLFDENLMMTFDTNKLPLKRLELQDLAACMAQRPPIPPVAELELHLLLHVYPEIEAVYIRTVDRPRWRRMLGSSEKMTQIDVVCSPPRKPDKSFFEHLQQWSFMKEFNSDVHVELTSQAPAQEGSTDSFMRIYSNEVDGKLLRGMATFKGRTLADQLGFNEPITDGHGNKPYERYVSYF, encoded by the coding sequence ATGAAAGATGCCATGTCCACCTTTGGCGTGGATATGCACAACGTgagcgccgacgaggacCCCCCGTACGTCCAGGagcatcagcggcagcggatggTGCAGAACATCATGTCCAGTACGCAGAACCTGAAGAGCCTGTCCAAGATGGACCGTCTGCGGTTGGCGCTCGATCAGGTACGCAACGAACCCGCTGGGCATGAGAAGTGGAACGAGGTGTACCTGTTCCTGCGCACGACGGAGATGTGCACGGAGGTGTTGGCGAACGACTCGGACGTGTTCCCGAAAGGCAAGAAACTCTGGATCGAGATGGAGCAGTGCGAGGAGAAGCGGGTGCCGGGGCTGATGGTGCTGCCGAACGGGAtgccggtgctgcccatCTTCACCATGGAGGAGTACATGGATTCGTACTTCTCGCGCACGAACGTGTATGACTCGTGCTGGTTCCCTgtgccgcgcagcggcacgcagtGGGAGGCGTTCTGCAAGCTTCCTTTTCCTGTGTGTGTCACCGGCAACATTCAACACTTTAGCGCCCTGGCGACGGTGGCCCTCGGCAGCCACCAGCTCGGCATTCTCGTCAATCCGGGCATGCGCTCCAGCAAGTTCATCACCTACCCCGAGATGGTCACCTTAACGCAGCAGAGACAGCAAAAGAGCAGAAACCGCCGACTGGCGGTGACGTCGGCTACCAGCGCAGACGgcagcactgctgccgctcccggAGAAGAGCGGCTCTTTGACGAGAACTTGATGATGACCTTCGACACCAATAAGCTGCCATTGAAACGCCTCGAGCTACAGGACCTTGCGGCGTGCatggcgcagcggccgccgatTCCACCTGTTGCGGAGCTCGAgctgcatctgctgctgcacgtgtATCCCGAGATCGAGGCTGTCTACATCCGCACTGTTGATCGACCGCGGTGGCGACGAATGCTAGGGAGCTCGGAGAAGATGACGCAGATCGACGTTGTCTGCAGTCCCCCACGCAAGCCGGACAAGAGCTTCTTtgagcacctgcagcagtggAGCTTCATGAAAGAGTTCAACAGCGACGTGCACGTAGAGCTGACGAGCCAGGCCCCGGCGCAGGAGGGCTCTACAGATTCCTTCATGCGCATATACTCGAACGAGGTTGATGGGAAGCTACTACGGGGCATGGCCACCTTCAAAGGACGCACTCTGGCGGACCAACTGGGCTTCAACGAGCCCATTACAGACGGCCACGGCAACAAGCCGTACGAGCGCTACGTGAGCTATTTTTga
- a CDS encoding conserved hypothetical protein (previous protein_id=AAZ14636.1) — MSLTKGSKAAQDVISFLHTVGRLKVTARQGWVENQICSPESVSDHMYRMSLMCMMCPDTSLNRDRMVKMALCHDTGESIIGDISPAMKVPKEVKKQQESQAVQSLCKLVSSSPNTTFSKELGDLFEEYEAQETAESHFVKDMDLLEMVVQAHSYESANPGKDLGSFFRSGANIHHPWARAIYETLLETRPYLAYKEEQAKEASSI; from the coding sequence ATGTCGTTGACGAAGGGCTCCAAGGCGGCCCAGGATGTTATCAGCTTCCTGCACACTGTAGGGCGTCTCAAGGTCACGGCTCGGCAGGGCTGGGTGGAAAACCAGATTTGCAGTCCGGAGTCAGTTAGCGACCACATGTACCGCATGTCGCTCATGTGCATGATGTGCCCTGACACCTCGCTGAACCGGGACCGGATGGTCAAGATGGCGCTCTGCCACGATACAGGCGAGAGCATTATCGGCGACATCTCTCCCGCCATGAAAGTTCCCAAGGAGGTcaagaagcagcaggagtcgcaggcggtgcagagcTTGTGCAAACTCGTGTCGTCCTCGCCGAACACGACCTTCAGCAAGGAGCTGGGCGACTTGTTTGAAGAGTACGAGGCGCAGGAGACGGCCGAGTCGCACTTCGTAAAGGACATGGACCTACTGGAGATGGTTGTGCAGGCGCACAGCTACGAGTCCGCGAACCCGGGCAAGGACCTGGGCAGCTTCTTCAGGTCCGGCGCCAACATCCACCACCCGTGGGCCCGCGCCATATATGAGACGCTTCTCGAGACGCGCCCGTACTTGGCATacaaggaggagcaggctAAGGAAGCGTCGAGCATCTGA
- a CDS encoding conserved hypothetical protein (previous protein_id=AAZ14637.1) — translation MAHYGDPEAHQCILEEVSAISGAPRLMAYLKAAVMGSQGSDVGLQELWRFPGDHKQQDPHLEVMLALLSLTVLASKAHPGFRAEQRRVQDLIRQRQAALRQQAEQIRSARSCSGGGSSKSGAVPWTSASSTGVTSFPAPFSSSDISSASPAAIASAAGEGKEEKLTPVQRWEQSTDILNYCEAYANYLGGFTDLWYELFGPNYYYDAAANGVFDKDDDEDDPEGTRARLSEAEEWASPRSPRFPLSSSPQQSRHHQPQHARRRQRPSRGPQVPPHLYAVHWSDILTPQRRAWFHGLHNAVKELLVRILHRELPLELYILFIQYANLSLRVYLLQTLAEAFEWTSHFVDVIYYVHVMRHSYSIQCEMSQLQRVWSSFGLYDGRFLVDCREFNKMYTESQGAFSEQWEVALDKPPRAPQTLNAQTAEVTTAVASTTIASVDIAHQSSSVTADTTARGSSCTPALSAASATTLSSDLAAIASARVQRMFPFREATGNTSFDAADGSNTTGSRTQDDESLSSASDCEAAGTAAGGTKRAVYLPLFYTCCCFTWILQRTFWSMYGRCSLLLESCLGVEVAPQVSSVDGTGEVNGGDAPVLFATAQRGAQRRIGVIGSSGLPSSPASPPSPIPRNDGGAAARTRSASTSAISITMTRNNVTSRLSALEVPTRDGGGTAAGRPPQAAQVSACGTPSPPPSQKQPGFLVAAANIQVPPHVVVDDSQGDVFEVTPTRNAAAPELVDERGREEGAAFSWGSVLDLFVQRGQRRHGCGATTEGGSCSAGDTASMTQRAHRISSFSLATPAGTPPPAPAAGTGVRGERINSLFLKNSGAPFHLQYTHRAREIQLYDDPSVTFTNGGADNKDTNALFFEEFYFLRETGCYLLSHAVRNLTCYPRYPATLLILTDNTTRPGRVSWCDHKFSVLSSPTDDGDGRQGLTPWVLSAVIPHTRLSSIRNVRARQEEALLKHVVFQVAGAKSARVRFCTSNSIFFVLNSGSEMDGGRLYFALHLHVDLSSRKQLDLSIDTVMGVESQWAFRALGELHISWAMSCTCNEALRVAFQIGSGEEVL, via the coding sequence aTGGCACACTATGGTGACCCTGAGGCACATCAGTGCATCCTCGAAGAGGTCTCTGCCATTTCTGGGGCGCCGCGTCTCATGGCATACCTCAAAGCCGCCGTGATGGGCTCGCAGGGCTCAGACGTCGGGTTGCAGGAACTGTGGCGTTTCCCTGGTGACCATAAACAGCAAGACCCACACCTGGAGGTGAtgttggcgctgctgtcccTCACGGTGCTTGCCTCCAAGGCCCACCCGGGCTTTCGGGCGGAGCAGAGGCGTGTGCAGGACTTGATACGGCAGAGACAGGCAGCGCTAAGGCAGCAGGCAGAGCAAATTAGGAGTGCCCGCagttgcagcggcggcggctctaGCAAAAGCGGTGCCGTCCCGTGGACATCGGCGTCCAGCACCGGCGTTACCTCGTTTCCCGCTCCTTTTTCAAGCTCCGACATCAGCAGTGCCTCTCCGGCTGCcatcgccagcgccgccgggGAGGGCAAGGAGGAAAAGCTGACCCCGGTCCAGCGGTGGGAGCAGTCAACGGACATACTCAACTACTGCGAGGCCTACGCAAACTACCTTGGCGGCTTCACTGATCTGTGGTATGAACTCTTCGGGCCGAACTACTACTACGATGCCGCAGCGAACGGTGTCTTTGACAAAGatgacgacgaagacgatcCGGAGGGGACACGGGCACGACTGTCTGAGGCAGAGGAGTGGGCGTCGCCCCGTTCCCCTCGTTTCCCCCTGtcatcgtcgccgcagcagtcaCGGCATCatcagccgcagcacgcacgacgccgtcagcgacCGTCGCGCGGCCCCCAGGTGCCTCCGCACTTGTACGCCGTCCACTGGAGTGATATCTTAACCCCGCAGCGTCGGGCCTGGTTCCACGGGCTTCACAACGcggtgaaggagctgctggtTCGCATTCTCCACCGCGAGCTGCCGTTAGAGTTGTACATCCTCTTTATACAGTACGCCAATCTCTCCCTCCGCGTGTACTTGCTGCAAacgctggcggaggcgtTTGAATGGACGTCGCACTTCGTCGACGTGATTTACTACGTGCACGTGATGCGGCATAGCTATAGCATCCAGTGCGAGatgtcgcagctgcagcgcgtgtgGTCTTCGTTCGGCTTGTACGACGGCCGCTTTCTTGTCGACTGCCGTGAGTTCAATAAGATGTACACAGAGTCTCAAGGCGCCTTTTCGGAGCAGtgggaggtggcgctggacAAGCCGCCGAGAGCGCCGCAGACGCTGAACGCACAGACTGCTGAGGTGACCACCGCGgtggcgtcgacgacgaTCGCCAGTGTCGATATCGCACACCAGAGCTCCAGCGTGACCGCTGACACCACGGCCCGCGGCTCCTCGTGCAcgcccgccctctccgctgcaTCGGCAACAACCCTGTCCTCCGACCTCGCCGCGATTGCCAGCGCAAGGGTGCAGCGAATGTTCCCGTTTCGCGAGGCTACAGGCAACACATCGTtcgacgccgctgacggcagcAACACTACTGGGTCTAGGACACAGGACGACGAGTCGCTGTCTTCCGCGAGCGACTGTGAGGCGGCGGGCACGGCTGCTGGCGGGACAAAGCGTGCCGTATATCTCCCCCTCTTCtacacctgctgctgcttcacgtGGATCCTCCAGCGCACGTTTTGGAGCATGTACGGGCGGTGCTCACTTCTGTTGGAAAGCTGTCTCGGGGTCGAGGTGGCGCCGCAGGTGTCGTCGGTGGATGGCACCGGCGAGGTCAACGGAGGCGATGCACCTGTGCTCTTCGCCACCGCCCAGCgaggcgcgcagcgccgcatcggcGTGATAGGCAGTAGTGGCCTCCCGAGCTCTCCggcctctcccccttctccgaTTCCACGGAATGACGGcggggccgccgcgaggACGCGTTCTGCGTCCACGTCGGCGATCAGCATCACAATGACCCGGAACAACGTCACCAGCCGCCTAAGCGCTCTGGAGGTGCCCAcgcgcgatggcggcggcaccgccgcaggcCGACCGCCGCAAGCAGCACAGGTATCTGCCTGCGgcacgccgtcaccgccgccgtctcaGAAGCAACCGGGATTCCTGGTAGCGGCAGCGAACATACAAGTGCCACCGCACGTGGTGGTCGACGACTCACAAGGTGATGTCTTTGAGGTGACTCCGACTCGGaatgccgcagcgcctgaGTTGGTtgacgagagagggagagaagagggtgcCGCGTTCTCGTGGGGGTCGGTGCTCGACCTGTTTGTGCAGCGAGGACAGCGTCGTcacggctgcggcgcgaCGACCGAAGGCGGTTCCTGCAGCGCAGGGGACACGGCGAGCATGACACAACGTGCCCACCGTATTTCCTCCTTTTCACTAGCCACTCCTGCGggaacgccgccgccggcgcctgcgGCGGGCACTGGTGTTCGCGGAGAGCGAATCAACTCCCTCTTTCTAAAAAACTCAGGAGCCCCGTTTCACCTCCAGTACACCCACCGCGCACGCGAGATTCAGCTGTACGACGATCCCTCCGTCACGTTCACGAACGGCGGCGCGGACAACAAAGACACAAACGCGCTCTTCTTCGAGGAATTCTACTTTCTCCGCGAGACGGGATGCTATTTGCTGTCGCACGCCGTGCGCAACCTTACATGCTATCCCCGCTACCCAGCTACACTGCTGATCTTGACAGACAACACGACTCGGCCCGGGCGGGTCTCGTGGTGTGACCACAAGTTCTCGGTCCTGTCCTCGCCCACAGACGATGGAGACGGGCGTCAAGGCCTGACGCCCTGGGTGCTTAGCGCAGTCATCCCCCACACACGACTCTCCTCCATCCGAAACGTGCGGGCGaggcaggaggaggcgttACTGAAGCACGTGGTGTTTCAGGTTGCAGGCGCCaagagcgcgcgtgtgcgcttctGTACCTCGAACTCCATCTTTTTTGTTCTAAACAGCGGCAGTGAGATGGACGGCGGTCGGCTCTATTTCGCGCTGCACCTACATGTCGATCTCTCTTCCCGGAAGCAGCTCGACCTCTCCATCGACACAGTAATGGGGGTGGAGAGCCAGTGGGCATTTCGGGCCCTCGGCGAGCTCCATATCAGCTGGGCCATGTCATGCACCTGCAACGAGGCGTTACGCGTGGCGTTCCAGATCGGCTCAGGAGAAGAAGTGTTGTAG
- the PABP2 gene encoding poly(A)-binding protein 2 (previous protein_id=AAZ14638.1) gives MAFTGPNPSIWVGGLDPDLQEQKLYDYFVRIGPVTSVRVCVDSATQKSLGYGYVNFQDPADAEKALDQAGSKLGSRYLRIAKIQRDPSKRRSGVNNILVKKLPKSVDTYALKEMFSKFGRLTAIGLACDEKGESRGYARISFEREESAVDAVREMDGMEMDGQAIVVERYQAQHRDELLKQFTNLYVKNLDPAVTDEKLRAFFAKYGEVSSAKVRDLGAAQSEAGLGYVAFQKHENAARAVEELNGKECEIAKAGSPLDVSRFRSREERQRDRERQRRERAQQHSKYPNLYVKGFDDTVTSERLEELFQRYGETVSVTVMMDKETGVSRCFGFVSMKDQNAASQAIQELNGSTFLSPRPLFVTYALRKDARRQNLEERSKQFRVRQNPMGGPGMGAMPPIGFMGPQMFNNVNMPFMNPRVPIMPMNGMNGIGGMNGMGGMNGVGGVGGMGGMGGMGGMGGMGGMGGMGGMGSMGGMGGMARPMAPNAMSQMRSRPMPQKPPMQSLMPQQHQQAPPQGQNLAAVLANLNPEQQKNVLGERLYSYIVRSHPSVAAKITGMLLEMDNAEILNMLDSPTMLDSKIAEAQDVLNRHMSV, from the coding sequence ATGGCCTTCACTGGTCCGAATCCCTCAATCTGGGTCGGTGGCCTGGACCCGGATCTGCAGGAGCAGAAGCTATACGACTATTTTGTGCGCATCGGCCCCGTCACCTCCGTCCGCGTATGCGTCGACTCTGCCACGCAGAAGTCCCTTGGGTACGGTTACGTGAACTTCCAGGACCCCGCAGATGCTGAGAAGGCACTAGACCAGGCCGGCTCCAAGCTCGGCTCCCGCTACCTCCGCATTGCCAAGATCCAGCGCGACCCCTCGAAGCGTCGCTCCGGCGTCAACAACATCCTTGTCAAGAAACTCCCGAAGAGTGTCGACACGTACGCACTGAAGGAGATGTTCAGCAAGTTCGGCCGCCTTACCGCGATCGGCCTGGCGTGCGACGAGAAGGGCGAGTCCCGCGGCTACGCCCGCATCTCCTTCGAGCGCGAGGAGTCTGCCGTGGACGCCGTGAGGGAGATGGACGGGATGGAGATGGACGGCCAGGCGATCGTCGTGGAACGCTACCAGGCCCAGCACCGTgacgagctgctgaagcagtTCACAAACCTGTACGTCAAAAACCTCGATCCCGCTGTCACGGACGAAAAGCTGCGCGCGTTCTTCGCCAAGTACGGCGAAGTCAGCTCCGCGAAGGTCCGCGACCTcggtgcggcgcagagcGAGGCCGGCCTCGGCTATGTCGCCTTCCAGAAGCACGAGAACGCCGCCCGCGCtgtggaggagctgaacGGAAAGGAGTGTGAGATCGCGAAGGCAGGCTCCCCTCTTGACGTGAGCCGCTTCCGCTCTCGCGaggagcgccagcgcgaccgcgagcgccagcgccgtgagcgcgcgcagcagcacagcaagTACCCGAACCTGTACGTCAAGGGCTTTGACGACACTGTCACGAGCGAGCGCCTGGAGGAGCTGTTCCAGCGCTACGGCGAGACTGTGTCGGTGACAGTGATGATGGACAAGGAGACAGGCGTGTCGCGCTGCTTCGGCTTCGTGTCCATGAAGGACCAGAacgccgcctcgcaggctATCCAGGAGCTCAACGGCAGCACCTTTCTCAGTCCCCGCCCGCTCTTCGTCACGTACGCTCTTCGCAAGGATGCGCGCCGCCAGAACCTCGAGGAGCGCAGTAAGCAGTTCCGCGTGCGCCAAAACCCGATGGGCGGCCCGGGCATGGGTGCCATGCCGCCCATTGGCTTCATGGGCCCGCAGATGTTCAACAACGTCAACATGCCATTCATGAACCCGCGCGTGCCGATCATGCCGATGAACGGAATGAACGGAATAGGCGGCATGAACGGTATGGGTGGCATGAACGGCGTGGGCGGTGTGGGAGGTATGGGCGGGATGGGTGGGATGGGTGGCATGGGTGGTATGGGTGGCATGGGTGGCATGGGCGGCATGGGCAGCATGGGAGGCATGGGAGGCATGGCCCGCCCGATGGCGCCGAACGCTATGAGCCAGATGCGCTCTCGCCCGATGCCGCAGAAGCCGCCGATGCAGTCTCTGatgccacagcagcaccagcaggcaCCTCCGCAGGGCCAGAACCTCGCCGCGGTGCTCGCGAACCTCAACCCTGAGCAGCAGAAAAATGTGCTCGGCGAGCGTCTCTACAGCTACATTGTGCGCAGCCACCCGTCTGTGGCCGCCAAGATCACGGGTATGCTTCTCGAGATGGACAACGCCGAAATTCTGAACATGCTGGACTCGCCAACGATGCTGGACAGCAAGATCGCTGAGGCCCAAGACGTTCTGAACCGTCACATGAGCGTTTGA